The following are from one region of the Lacinutrix sp. Bg11-31 genome:
- a CDS encoding YceI family protein gives MKQISKYSGYLIVLFILISCKNSEKKQDQENANYVLNTSGITVAWTAYKFSDKVGVKGVFDTFKLNTKNHSGTLENLLENSQIYIETASVNSNSKIRDVKLRELFFKTFNTITIKGNILKAHSGKGILNLNMNNTTKKIDYNYSFKADTLTLKTNLDLLKWEANKALDTLNNACYDLHKGKDGVSKLWPDVSIEIKIPVTKTNNNNNNNNNNNNNNNNNNNNNNNNNNNNNNNNNN, from the coding sequence ATGAAACAAATTAGTAAATATTCAGGTTATTTAATAGTCTTATTTATTTTAATTTCTTGTAAAAATTCAGAAAAAAAACAAGATCAAGAAAATGCAAATTACGTTCTAAACACTTCTGGAATTACAGTTGCTTGGACAGCATATAAATTCTCCGATAAAGTTGGTGTAAAAGGTGTTTTTGATACTTTTAAACTTAATACTAAAAACCATTCTGGAACCTTAGAAAATTTACTTGAAAACTCTCAAATTTATATTGAAACAGCATCTGTAAATTCTAATTCTAAAATTCGAGATGTAAAGCTAAGAGAACTGTTTTTTAAAACCTTTAATACCATTACAATTAAAGGCAACATTTTAAAAGCACATTCTGGAAAAGGGATTCTAAATTTAAATATGAATAATACCACAAAGAAAATAGACTATAATTATAGCTTTAAAGCAGATACGCTAACTTTAAAAACTAATCTGGATTTATTAAAATGGGAAGCAAATAAAGCGCTAGACACTTTAAATAATGCATGCTACGATTTACATAAAGGTAAAGATGGCGTTTCTAAACTTTGGCCAGATGTTAGTATTGAAATTAAAATTCCTGTAACAAAAACCAACAACAACAACAACAACAACAACAACAACAACAACAACAACAACAACAACAACAACAACAACAACAACAACAACAACAACAACAACAACAACAACAACAATTAG
- a CDS encoding pyridoxamine 5'-phosphate oxidase family protein translates to MIKTLDTKEKIFILSRNYIGYLAYIYNNEPFVVPITYFYDEERNSIICYSADGHKLNALRKNNATSICITDIDSVNDWKSILIRGTFNLHYGSEAKAMLHQFSLGVKDIILKTENRDLDFISQFSSKIFNDNIPSVFTITVEEITGRMRKF, encoded by the coding sequence ATGATAAAGACATTAGATACAAAAGAAAAAATCTTCATATTAAGTAGAAATTACATTGGTTATTTAGCATACATATATAATAACGAGCCATTTGTTGTACCAATCACCTATTTCTATGACGAAGAGAGAAATAGTATTATTTGCTATTCTGCAGATGGACATAAACTAAATGCTTTACGAAAAAACAATGCTACTTCAATTTGTATTACAGATATAGACTCTGTAAACGATTGGAAATCTATACTAATTAGAGGTACTTTTAATCTACATTACGGCAGTGAAGCCAAAGCAATGCTGCATCAATTTTCTTTAGGTGTAAAGGACATTATACTAAAAACTGAAAATCGAGATTTAGATTTTATTAGTCAGTTTTCAAGTAAAATATTTAATGATAATATTCCTAGCGTTTTTACTATAACTGTTGAAGAAATTACTGGTAGAATGAGAAAATTTTAA
- a CDS encoding heavy-metal-associated domain-containing protein yields the protein MRTTLHVQNLKCGGCEHTIVNRLSEIVGVYDIDVDLVEETVGFTYNTPHDFEKAKHLLSRIGYPILGADNNLKAESQS from the coding sequence ATGAGAACAACATTACATGTACAAAATTTAAAATGCGGAGGATGTGAGCATACGATTGTTAATAGACTATCTGAAATTGTTGGTGTTTACGATATAGACGTAGATCTAGTAGAGGAAACCGTTGGTTTTACTTATAATACTCCTCATGATTTTGAAAAAGCAAAGCATTTATTATCAAGAATTGGATATCCAATTCTTGGCGCAGACAATAACTTAAAAGCAGAATCACAATCTTAA
- the hpf gene encoding ribosome hibernation-promoting factor, HPF/YfiA family, whose protein sequence is MKTIIQYVNIKTSETMSLYVTKHLEKLSKKYEWVIKANVFFKHENDATEKGKICDIELSLPGPKIFATSNEKNYEMAVKETISDLEKQLEKRKAKIINH, encoded by the coding sequence ATGAAAACGATAATACAATATGTAAATATAAAAACAAGCGAAACCATGTCTCTTTATGTTACTAAACATTTAGAAAAACTATCAAAAAAATATGAATGGGTTATAAAAGCTAATGTTTTTTTTAAGCATGAAAACGATGCAACCGAAAAAGGTAAAATTTGTGATATTGAATTAAGTTTACCTGGTCCAAAAATATTTGCAACTTCAAACGAAAAAAATTATGAAATGGCTGTAAAAGAAACCATATCAGATTTAGAAAAACAACTTGAAAAAAGAAAAGCAAAAATAATTAATCATTAA
- a CDS encoding universal stress protein, with translation MKKILVPVDFSEHSEYALQTAATLAKKHNSSLVVLHMLGLSEAILTKNESDEILEGVFYMKLAEKRFSEFLDKDYLDGISIETTVQNYVHFNEIDKVAQEFHANLIVMGSHGASGIKEVFVGSNTEKVVRTSQTPVLVVKNPVLNFKIKRVVFACDFNLDFVEPFKKAYQFFKTLGAEFQIVYINLPDRFISTTEMKIKAFKFLLHTGIKELAEQEKNIIYYNDYTLERGLFSFSNDFNADVIAIPTHGRRGIAHFFSEKIGETLVNHSDIPIITFKI, from the coding sequence ATGAAAAAAATTCTTGTCCCTGTTGATTTTTCTGAACATTCAGAATATGCATTACAAACAGCAGCAACTTTAGCTAAAAAACACAATAGTAGTCTTGTTGTTTTACACATGTTAGGGCTTTCTGAAGCAATACTTACTAAAAACGAATCTGATGAGATTTTAGAAGGTGTTTTCTATATGAAACTAGCCGAAAAACGCTTTAGTGAATTCCTGGATAAAGACTATTTAGATGGCATCTCAATAGAGACAACAGTTCAAAATTATGTGCATTTTAATGAAATAGATAAAGTAGCCCAAGAGTTTCATGCTAATTTAATAGTTATGGGATCTCATGGAGCAAGCGGTATTAAAGAGGTTTTTGTAGGCTCAAACACAGAAAAAGTAGTACGTACTTCGCAAACACCAGTTTTAGTAGTTAAAAACCCAGTGTTAAATTTTAAAATAAAGAGAGTAGTTTTCGCTTGCGACTTTAACTTAGACTTTGTAGAGCCATTTAAAAAAGCATATCAGTTTTTTAAAACCCTAGGAGCAGAATTTCAAATTGTTTATATTAATTTACCAGATAGATTTATAAGTACCACAGAAATGAAAATTAAAGCTTTTAAGTTTTTATTACACACAGGAATTAAGGAATTAGCAGAACAAGAAAAGAATATTATTTATTATAATGATTACACACTAGAACGCGGTTTGTTTTCTTTTAGTAACGATTTTAATGCAGATGTAATTGCTATACCAACTCATGGTAGAAGAGGTATTGCACATTTCTTCTCAGAGAAAATAGGAGAGACGTTAGTAAACCACAGCGATATCCCAATAATAACATTTAAAATTTAG
- a CDS encoding universal stress protein yields MRHKILLPTDFSKNASKAIEYALELYKDDVCDFYLLNVFYAKGHLIESLINLEPGSGVYEIVKEESQIRLQKIIDGLLLGDNVNPKHQFKSISKFNNTVETIKNVVEEKDIEMIVMGTKGKTNARKVAYGSIAINVMEKVRNCPVIAVPEDAKLDMPKEIVFPTSYKTHFKRRELIYLIDIAKKCKANIAVLHISNEDKLDQKQLENIELLKEYFKEVTYSVHNLLNNNVETAVGLFVESRASDMVAFINKKHAFFGSILTQPLVKDITYLTNVPILVMHDLRN; encoded by the coding sequence ATGAGACATAAAATATTATTACCTACCGACTTCTCTAAAAATGCTTCTAAAGCCATTGAATACGCATTAGAATTATATAAAGATGATGTATGCGATTTCTATTTGCTAAACGTGTTTTATGCTAAAGGGCATTTAATAGAAAGCCTTATTAATCTAGAGCCAGGAAGTGGTGTTTATGAAATAGTAAAAGAGGAGTCGCAAATTAGGTTGCAAAAAATAATAGACGGTTTGTTATTGGGAGACAATGTAAACCCTAAGCATCAATTTAAATCCATTTCAAAGTTTAATAATACAGTTGAAACCATAAAAAATGTAGTAGAAGAAAAGGATATTGAAATGATTGTTATGGGTACAAAAGGAAAAACAAATGCTCGAAAAGTTGCTTATGGTAGCATTGCTATTAATGTTATGGAAAAAGTGCGTAATTGTCCAGTGATTGCTGTGCCTGAAGACGCAAAACTAGACATGCCAAAGGAGATTGTTTTTCCAACAAGTTATAAAACACATTTTAAAAGGCGTGAACTAATTTACCTTATCGATATAGCAAAAAAATGTAAAGCAAATATTGCTGTTTTACATATCTCTAACGAAGATAAACTTGATCAAAAGCAACTTGAAAATATAGAGTTATTAAAGGAATATTTTAAAGAGGTTACATACTCTGTTCATAACCTGTTAAATAATAATGTAGAAACAGCAGTTGGCCTTTTTGTAGAAAGTAGAGCAAGTGATATGGTTGCATTTATAAATAAAAAACATGCTTTTTTTGGTAGTATTTTAACACAACCATTGGTAAAAGATATAACCTATCTCACCAATGTGCCAATATTAGTAATGCATGATTTAAGAAACTAA
- a CDS encoding universal stress protein, which produces MKNILLPTDFSDNSWNAIAYALQLFKDEECNFYLLNTYTPIIYHTEQVLINPEQFDLAGPDAVGEMAKKNLQEVKNRIEKEFKNPKHTLVTMAVFKTLIRAINELQVDKAIDFIVMGTKGATGAKGVLFGSNTVHVFNSVKCPVLAVPEKFNFETPREILFPSDYNIKFSEIKIKPLVDIAKQYHSRVNILHVFYGETLSKAQESNRQQLENLFKGSAYLFHEVKNKNISHAITDFQLKARINLLVLVNNKHSFFENIFFKNKINQIGFHLNIPFLVIPSK; this is translated from the coding sequence ATGAAAAACATACTATTGCCAACGGATTTCTCGGATAATTCATGGAATGCTATTGCTTATGCATTGCAGTTGTTTAAAGACGAGGAATGTAATTTTTATCTTCTTAATACTTATACTCCAATAATATATCACACAGAACAAGTTTTAATAAATCCAGAACAATTTGATCTTGCAGGACCAGATGCCGTTGGAGAAATGGCTAAAAAGAATTTGCAAGAGGTAAAAAATCGCATAGAAAAAGAATTTAAAAACCCTAAACATACTTTAGTTACAATGGCTGTTTTCAAGACGTTGATTCGAGCAATAAATGAGCTTCAAGTAGATAAAGCAATAGACTTTATTGTTATGGGAACAAAAGGTGCAACTGGAGCAAAAGGAGTACTTTTTGGCTCCAATACTGTGCATGTTTTTAATAGTGTAAAATGTCCTGTTTTGGCTGTGCCAGAAAAGTTTAATTTTGAAACGCCTCGTGAAATATTATTTCCATCAGACTATAATATAAAATTTAGTGAAATTAAAATTAAACCATTGGTGGATATTGCAAAACAGTACCATTCGCGAGTAAATATTCTTCATGTGTTTTATGGAGAAACACTTTCTAAAGCACAAGAGAGTAATAGGCAGCAATTGGAGAACTTGTTTAAAGGTTCAGCATACTTGTTTCATGAAGTAAAAAACAAAAATATTTCTCATGCTATTACAGATTTTCAACTTAAAGCACGTATTAATCTATTGGTTTTGGTTAATAATAAGCATTCTTTTTTCGAGAATATATTCTTCAAAAATAAAATTAACCAAATCGGTTTTCATTTAAATATCCCGTTTTTAGTGATTCCTTCAAAATAA
- a CDS encoding DinB family protein, producing MKTKTELLLELWIEARTRFTNQLERLTEDDLKKKLSPSPNSIGFLIRHIGDVELLFAKNVFGAIDIRVIAKTVIAQKDTGQWTKLNELKTYGEHSFNELKTIVEQQTETDWETIIETKEFGTKTKAEAFGRIISHTTYHAGQMAIINKYGKNNETN from the coding sequence ATGAAAACTAAAACAGAGCTTCTTTTAGAATTATGGATTGAAGCTAGAACTAGATTTACCAATCAATTAGAAAGACTTACAGAAGACGATTTAAAGAAAAAGCTATCACCTTCTCCAAATAGCATTGGCTTTTTAATTAGGCATATTGGTGATGTAGAGCTTCTTTTTGCTAAAAATGTCTTTGGAGCAATTGATATTCGTGTAATTGCGAAAACTGTAATTGCACAAAAAGACACTGGACAATGGACAAAACTAAACGAACTTAAAACTTATGGAGAGCATTCTTTTAACGAATTAAAAACGATAGTAGAGCAACAAACCGAAACAGATTGGGAAACTATAATTGAAACTAAAGAATTTGGGACAAAAACAAAAGCGGAAGCTTTTGGTCGCATTATTTCTCATACTACTTATCATGCTGGACAAATGGCTATCATCAATAAATATGGAAAAAACAATGAAACAAATTAG
- a CDS encoding chaperone modulator CbpM, translated as MNTQDLISIKQLCNYYKVPQSFLDTLYEYELIEIQTFDNDVFIKKTQIRDIEKIIRLHYDLEINIEGVDVIFNLLNQIETLKLENIQLKNQLKLHNDLVKK; from the coding sequence ATGAACACACAAGACTTAATTTCCATAAAACAACTTTGTAATTATTATAAAGTACCACAATCTTTTTTAGACACATTATACGAGTACGAACTTATAGAGATACAAACCTTCGATAATGATGTTTTTATTAAGAAAACACAAATTCGTGACATTGAAAAAATAATACGCTTACATTATGATCTTGAAATAAATATTGAAGGCGTAGATGTTATTTTTAATCTATTAAACCAAATCGAAACTCTAAAATTGGAGAATATTCAATTAAAAAATCAATTAAAACTTCACAACGACCTCGTTAAAAAATAA
- a CDS encoding mechanosensitive ion channel family protein, giving the protein MNFLEFIYDWISKHPIATSLIKYCFWILFSILIIQFLRRSLKRYLPETKTRYKSQKAIEIIGYIFLIFLTISYFTGNVKDFTLAIGLFSAGVAITLQELFLSIAGSIYIFLVKVYAPGDRIEINGIKGDVIDIDSIYTTMMEIGKWVSSDNYSGRIVKLSNAFVFKGPIYNYSRDFPFIWDEIEIPIRYGSDIELAKEIVLSTASRILSNYTSISKEEWKTVVNKYYIEDAILDPTLAISITDNWIKFNLRYIVDYKKRRATHHLLHDEINKRINETAGQVQLASTTIEIVKVPEFKIEK; this is encoded by the coding sequence ATGAATTTTCTTGAATTTATTTACGATTGGATATCCAAACATCCAATAGCCACAAGTTTAATAAAGTATTGCTTCTGGATTCTGTTTTCTATTTTAATTATTCAGTTTTTAAGGCGCTCTTTAAAACGTTACTTACCAGAAACAAAAACAAGATATAAGTCTCAAAAAGCAATTGAAATTATAGGCTACATTTTTTTAATTTTTTTAACTATTTCATATTTTACAGGTAATGTTAAAGACTTCACATTAGCAATTGGCTTATTTTCTGCAGGAGTTGCTATTACACTTCAAGAGTTGTTTTTAAGTATAGCTGGTTCCATTTATATCTTTTTAGTAAAAGTCTATGCTCCAGGAGATAGAATAGAAATTAATGGTATTAAAGGAGATGTAATAGATATAGATAGTATTTACACAACCATGATGGAAATTGGTAAATGGGTAAGTAGCGATAACTATAGTGGTAGAATTGTAAAACTTAGTAATGCTTTTGTTTTTAAAGGACCTATTTATAATTACTCTCGCGATTTTCCATTTATTTGGGATGAAATTGAAATTCCCATTCGTTACGGTTCGGATATCGAATTAGCTAAAGAAATTGTGTTAAGTACAGCTTCTAGAATTCTAAGTAATTATACATCAATCTCTAAAGAAGAATGGAAAACTGTTGTAAATAAATATTATATAGAAGATGCAATTTTGGATCCTACATTAGCAATTAGTATAACAGATAATTGGATAAAATTTAACCTTAGGTATATAGTAGATTATAAAAAAAGAAGAGCAACACATCATTTGTTACATGATGAAATTAATAAACGTATAAATGAAACTGCTGGGCAAGTTCAATTAGCATCAACAACCATAGAAATTGTTAAAGTTCCAGAGTTTAAAATAGAAAAATAA
- a CDS encoding WG repeat-containing protein, giving the protein MKKAAILVFTLIIIPFLGYTQNIDYISPFHNDVAAIKKGDQWAFINTEGDILVAFRNDLVLTNVNSKSYPIFKKERCLITYKKEGISYYGYIDKSGKTIIEPQFLNATNFDFDFAIALELMKEDIGKNKLNINVYYYKYFEVLIDTNGKITKYLDPDNATYIALDKSSLIKAPSITSKLLSNTIFATLGKTKKWTIQKI; this is encoded by the coding sequence ATGAAAAAAGCAGCTATTCTGGTCTTTACACTTATTATAATCCCTTTTTTAGGGTATACACAAAACATAGATTATATTTCGCCTTTCCATAACGATGTTGCGGCTATTAAAAAAGGTGACCAATGGGCTTTTATAAATACTGAAGGTGATATTTTAGTAGCCTTTAGAAACGATCTAGTTTTAACAAATGTTAATAGCAAAAGCTATCCTATTTTTAAAAAAGAACGCTGTTTAATAACGTATAAAAAAGAAGGTATTTCTTATTATGGTTATATAGACAAATCTGGAAAAACAATTATTGAGCCTCAGTTTTTAAATGCTACAAATTTCGATTTTGATTTTGCTATTGCTTTAGAATTAATGAAAGAAGATATTGGTAAAAACAAATTAAATATAAACGTGTATTATTATAAGTATTTCGAGGTTTTAATAGATACTAATGGTAAAATAACTAAATATCTGGATCCAGATAATGCAACTTACATTGCTTTAGATAAAAGTAGTCTTATAAAAGCTCCAAGCATTACTTCTAAGTTACTCTCTAATACTATTTTTGCTACTCTAGGCAAAACTAAAAAGTGGACTATTCAAAAAATTTAA
- a CDS encoding L,D-transpeptidase — protein sequence MCKKKIFLLFILSLLFIACNTKEESIILSSQVVLIPKISVKKDSITTILIEKPVKIEHYFQYLDSIVCKYDSITPYSLTEHLLVRANPWIIDTLQNTDYYRLKAKDSFVYNQKKMVILPKGANLILPDSVLAKKLQKSIDKTLIDVNIPEYKLRIYEDSLLLYEFTVRVGRHEKKYLKFGDRITDLRTKTGNGSIVDHVKNPDYYNPVNGHQYHVTRRDDNKVTALPQIPWLITEINNIRYGQLIHPTTNPKSLGKAYSNGCIGTREADAWIIYYHATLGTKINIRYDLMVEKDGKPQVLKDIYGLNKKKL from the coding sequence ATGTGTAAAAAAAAAATATTCTTACTTTTTATTCTATCACTATTATTTATAGCCTGTAATACTAAAGAAGAATCTATTATTTTATCTTCTCAAGTTGTTTTAATTCCTAAAATTTCAGTAAAAAAAGACAGTATAACTACTATACTTATAGAGAAACCTGTAAAGATTGAACACTATTTTCAATATTTAGATTCTATTGTTTGTAAATACGACTCGATTACACCATATTCTTTAACCGAACACCTATTGGTTCGCGCAAATCCATGGATTATAGATACGCTTCAGAATACCGATTATTATAGATTAAAGGCAAAGGATTCTTTTGTTTATAATCAGAAAAAAATGGTGATTTTACCAAAAGGAGCTAATTTAATTTTACCAGATTCTGTTTTAGCTAAAAAACTTCAGAAGTCCATAGATAAGACTTTAATAGATGTTAATATACCCGAATACAAACTACGTATTTATGAAGACTCTTTGTTGTTATATGAATTTACAGTACGCGTTGGCAGACATGAGAAAAAGTACTTAAAATTTGGTGATCGCATTACCGATTTAAGAACAAAAACAGGTAATGGAAGTATTGTTGATCATGTAAAAAATCCAGATTATTATAATCCAGTAAATGGGCACCAATACCATGTAACACGAAGGGATGACAACAAAGTAACAGCATTACCCCAAATTCCTTGGTTAATAACCGAAATTAACAATATTAGATACGGTCAATTAATTCATCCAACTACAAACCCAAAATCTTTAGGTAAAGCTTATTCTAATGGCTGTATTGGCACAAGAGAAGCAGATGCTTGGATTATTTATTACCATGCAACTTTAGGAACCAAAATTAATATTCGCTACGATTTAATGGTTGAAAAGGATGGTAAACCACAAGTATTAAAAGATATTTATGGTTTAAATAAGAAAAAACTTTAA
- a CDS encoding 2-hydroxyacid dehydrogenase, translating to MKVLIYSAKDFEIPYLENANNGKHKLTFIKDALTSKTAIKALGYDAISIFSADECSFMILEKLKDFNVKYITLRSTGYDNVNLRSAARLNIKVANVPAYSPYAIAEHAVALLLALNRKLIASNSRVKQFNFNLNHLIGFDLNGKTIGVVGTGKIGSVMSKIMHGFGCNLLGFDIEENQCLINDFNIKYMSLIELCKQADIISLHVPLNSDTHHLIDRNLIEQMKPGVVIINTARGLIVDTEAIIEGLENKTISAFAMDVYENEKNLFFKDLSYKMPEDNLFIKLNAIPNVLITGHHAFLTIEALTNIAETTIYNLDCWNDGTDTENELTETI from the coding sequence ATGAAAGTACTAATATACAGCGCAAAAGATTTCGAAATTCCATATTTAGAAAATGCAAATAATGGGAAACATAAATTAACATTTATTAAGGATGCTTTAACTTCTAAAACAGCAATAAAAGCTTTAGGCTACGATGCCATTTCTATTTTCTCTGCAGACGAATGTAGTTTTATGATTTTAGAAAAGCTTAAAGACTTTAATGTTAAATATATTACGTTGCGATCTACTGGTTACGATAATGTTAATTTGCGTTCTGCAGCAAGATTAAACATTAAAGTGGCTAATGTTCCTGCTTATTCACCTTATGCTATTGCAGAACATGCAGTTGCTTTGCTTTTAGCACTAAACAGAAAACTAATAGCTTCTAATAGTAGAGTAAAGCAGTTTAATTTTAATTTAAACCATCTTATAGGTTTTGATTTAAATGGAAAAACAATTGGTGTTGTTGGTACTGGAAAAATTGGCTCAGTAATGTCTAAAATTATGCATGGTTTTGGTTGTAATTTATTAGGCTTTGATATTGAAGAAAATCAATGTTTAATAAACGATTTTAATATAAAATACATGTCGTTAATCGAATTATGCAAACAAGCAGACATTATCTCATTACACGTGCCTTTAAATAGTGATACGCATCACTTAATTGATAGAAATTTAATAGAGCAAATGAAACCAGGTGTTGTAATTATAAATACAGCTAGAGGTTTAATTGTTGATACCGAAGCTATAATTGAAGGCTTAGAAAATAAAACCATTAGTGCTTTTGCTATGGATGTTTACGAGAATGAAAAAAATCTATTCTTTAAAGATTTATCGTACAAAATGCCAGAAGATAATCTCTTTATAAAACTAAACGCGATACCAAATGTTTTAATAACAGGACATCATGCTTTTTTAACTATAGAAGCTTTAACAAATATAGCAGAGACTACAATTTATAATTTAGATTGTTGGAATGATGGCACAGATACAGAGAACGAATTAACCGAAACAATATAA
- a CDS encoding universal stress protein: protein MKNILLPTDFSDNSWTAIVYALKLYSDKDCTFYVLNSSELKVTTTLNLSKKLVETLHKNDKAQLLKFKERIESSYPNPNHEVKVLLSSEALSEAIDTAIATHKIDMVVMGTKGATGLKAFVLGSNTVRIINKIIKCPILVIPENYNFIAPKQIAFPTDYSRFYAHKELRPIQDFADLWDSKIRVLYIAEKSSLTKEQKINKAVLKEHFAHNKTGFHWVLKCLKITNEITSFVEDYKVDLLAMVKYKHSYFEKILREPIIKKIGFHITVPFLVIPK, encoded by the coding sequence ATGAAAAACATACTATTACCAACAGATTTTTCGGATAATTCATGGACAGCAATTGTATATGCTCTTAAATTATATAGTGATAAAGATTGTACGTTTTATGTACTTAATTCTTCAGAGTTAAAAGTTACAACAACACTAAACTTGTCTAAGAAATTAGTTGAGACCTTACATAAAAATGACAAAGCGCAATTGTTAAAATTTAAAGAGAGAATAGAATCGTCTTATCCAAACCCAAATCATGAGGTAAAAGTATTGTTAAGCTCAGAGGCTTTAAGTGAAGCAATAGATACTGCAATTGCTACACATAAAATAGATATGGTTGTAATGGGAACAAAAGGAGCTACAGGTCTTAAGGCATTTGTTTTAGGTAGTAATACTGTAAGGATTATTAATAAAATTATTAAATGCCCAATACTAGTAATACCAGAGAACTATAACTTTATTGCGCCAAAGCAAATTGCTTTCCCAACAGATTATAGTAGGTTTTATGCGCACAAAGAGTTACGTCCTATACAAGATTTTGCAGATTTGTGGGATTCTAAAATTAGAGTATTATATATAGCAGAAAAATCGAGTTTAACTAAAGAACAAAAAATTAATAAAGCTGTACTAAAAGAACATTTTGCGCATAATAAAACTGGATTTCATTGGGTACTAAAGTGTTTAAAAATCACTAATGAAATTACATCTTTTGTCGAAGATTATAAAGTAGATCTATTGGCAATGGTAAAGTATAAACATAGTTATTTTGAAAAAATATTAAGAGAGCCAATCATTAAAAAAATTGGTTTTCATATAACTGTCCCTTTTTTGGTTATACCCAAATAA